TGGAAGCGGACGACGACGTCGGCCCGCTCCGAGAGCCAATCCACGATCTTGCCTTTGCCTTCGTCGCCCCATTGGGATCCGACGACCACCACGTTGGCCATGGTTAGGGTTCCTCGTCCATCTGTCTCAGGGTGAGCGTGAAATTTCGACCGGGGCGGACTTGCCGGTATCCCAGATGTGGCCGCAGCCCATCGCTCGGGCCGCCGCGACCGGATCGGCGTCGGCGCCGAGCGCCGCGACCGTCGCCCATCCTTCCCCGCGCAGTCGGCGGGCGACGGCGGCCGAAACGCCGAGCGGCACGTATACCCTCCGTCCGCGATCGGGCCGGGGCAGGGCGGCGAGAAGCGTGTCGGTGAACAACGTCAGTCCGGTCGCCGGCTCGCCGTTCGCCAAGCCGTTCATCGGGTTGCCGCCCGTGCGGTAGCGCCCGCCGCTGCCCAGCTCGCCGCGAACCCCGCCGGCGAAGAAAGTGAAGCCGACGCCGGTATGGTAGCCGAAGCCCCGATTTTCCACCGGGTCCACGGTCAGCGTCACGTGGCCGGCGTCGAGGACGGCGAGCCCGTCGGCGACGCGACCGACGACGTCGATCAGGTCCGCGCGCGCCGCGGCCGCGGCCGGCGGCAGGTCGAGGTCGGCGAGCGCGACGAGCGCATTCGCCGCCGGGCCGGCCGACACGAGCATGCGGCTGAGCGTCTCGCCGAGATTGCCGCCGGGCCCGGCGCCGAGCGAGGGTCCGAGCTCGGCGACGGCGGCGGCGTCCTTGCGGTCGAGCGCCAGGCGCAGCCGGTCGAGCGATACCGGCGCGATCTTGCGCTCGGCAAGAAGGGCCGGCACCAGGGTCGGCATGCCGATGTCGACGCCGAGGCGTTGCACGCCGGCGTCGATCAAGGCCTCGATTCCCATCAGGATGACCTCAACGTCCGCCGCGGCGCTCGCGGCGCCGATCAGTTCGGCGCCGACTTGGCCGAACTGGCGCTCGGGCCGCAACTGGGTACCTTTCACGCGCAGGACTTGGCCGGAGTAGCAGAGGCGCAAGGGCCGTGCCCGGCGTCCGAGCCGGGTCGCGGCGATGCGCGCGACTTGAAGGGTCATGTCCGGGCGCAGCGCCATCATCCGTCGCGATTCCGGGTCCATCAGGCGAAACGTCTGGTCGCCGAGGGCCGCGCCGTTGCCGGCGAGCAGGGTTTCCTCGAACTCGAGCAACGGCGGCTTGACGCGCTCGTAACCGTGCAGCGCGAAGCGATCGATCAGACGACCGACCGCTTCGGCCTCGAACGTCGCGTCGGGAGGAAGCACGTCCCGTATTCCGGCCGGCAATAGGCTCTTGTCCGCGATGTTATCGGTCATGGCGATGGGCCGCCCGCGGCCGCGCGCGCGGCCGAATGGACTATTTCAACTCGAACGGCTGGCGCGTGACCGAACGGCCGACGTTCTGGACGATGGCCGGGATCATGGCCCGGTCAAGCTCGGTCCGGTCGCCGTGGGACAGGTTGGCGATCGCCCATCCCTGCCACAATCGCCGCCCGTTGGTCCGGTCGTCGATGGTGGCGTCGATGCGGTAGGTGCTGGGCGTGGCGATCGACGTACCGCCGCGGCCTTCGTTGAGCAAACCGCCGCTGGCGCTGTCGAACACGTTGACCTTGGCGTGCGCGTATTCGCCGCCGTCGCGTCCGCCCTGGGCCTGCAGCTCCAGAATGGTGCGGCGACCGGAATCCGTCCACACGCCGACTTCGTCGCGGGTGTCGAAACTCAAGATCAGGGACGATTCCTTGGCCACGCCGAATCCCCGCGCGCGCAACGCCTCCTCGATCGCGACCTTGAGCCGCAGGTTGGCGTCGGAGTTGTCGAGGGGACGGACGGCGAAGACCGCGCGTTCGGGCAAGGGCTGGAAGCTGACCGCGTTGACCACGGCGGGTGCCGCTGGGCCGGCACCGCCCGCTTCGGCCGGCGCCTTGTCCTGCGCGAATGCGGCGAAGGACAGCAGGGCCGCACCGACCAGCACGGCGAGGACCGTGGGCCGGGCAAGCGCGCGCGGAAACGCTCCGAATTTCATTGACGGGACTCGCGGGTTCATCGCCGGGGAGTACCGCCAAATCATCATTTCCCGCCCAAGTTCTGTCAACAACTCCTTGCCGATTTTCCGGGCGCGCGCGGCGGCCGTCCTACGCACCGGGGAAAACGGGCAAATCGGGGTGGATGGGCCGGCGGGGCACGTTGTCGACGTCGAATTGCAGGAAGGCAAGCAGCAGCTGAAAGCCGAGAATCACGGGCAGCGCCGCGACCAGGACCGTCCCCGCCGTCGCCGGCACGCCCGACGCGACGCTGGCGCTCCACTG
This is a stretch of genomic DNA from Rhodospirillales bacterium. It encodes these proteins:
- a CDS encoding ATP phosphoribosyltransferase regulatory subunit, which translates into the protein MTDNIADKSLLPAGIRDVLPPDATFEAEAVGRLIDRFALHGYERVKPPLLEFEETLLAGNGAALGDQTFRLMDPESRRMMALRPDMTLQVARIAATRLGRRARPLRLCYSGQVLRVKGTQLRPERQFGQVGAELIGAASAAADVEVILMGIEALIDAGVQRLGVDIGMPTLVPALLAERKIAPVSLDRLRLALDRKDAAAVAELGPSLGAGPGGNLGETLSRMLVSAGPAANALVALADLDLPPAAAAARADLIDVVGRVADGLAVLDAGHVTLTVDPVENRGFGYHTGVGFTFFAGGVRGELGSGGRYRTGGNPMNGLANGEPATGLTLFTDTLLAALPRPDRGRRVYVPLGVSAAVARRLRGEGWATVAALGADADPVAAARAMGCGHIWDTGKSAPVEISRSP
- a CDS encoding DUF4136 domain-containing protein, giving the protein MKFGAFPRALARPTVLAVLVGAALLSFAAFAQDKAPAEAGGAGPAAPAVVNAVSFQPLPERAVFAVRPLDNSDANLRLKVAIEEALRARGFGVAKESSLILSFDTRDEVGVWTDSGRRTILELQAQGGRDGGEYAHAKVNVFDSASGGLLNEGRGGTSIATPSTYRIDATIDDRTNGRRLWQGWAIANLSHGDRTELDRAMIPAIVQNVGRSVTRQPFELK